The following are encoded together in the Anaerohalosphaeraceae bacterium genome:
- a CDS encoding type II secretion system protein → MRRAYGFTLIELLVVIAIIGLLLSIMIPALGRAKEYSYKVVCSNNIRSQAQGIRLYAEQNDGSVPLNEGGNWLQDLSFWCSNQIMQYAGLDQKSFYCPSNRFKSSDDGRFWQFSWVGDSDYQPPVPGAVTGPLPLRDESRLPEARQRQEFRVMSYNYLFDRVNYASNPPTSRYPDRLLSGVRAVWIRKLTTLNNSSATLMIVDNVLSQYSGTAASGYVQAPPGGCNFTEVAGGLYSAYGLYDRANHLARQSEPGSNRKDVAGANMAFADGHVEWKRRQDLRTQIQFGQYFWW, encoded by the coding sequence ATGAGAAGAGCATACGGATTTACCCTGATTGAGCTGCTGGTGGTGATTGCGATTATCGGTCTTTTGCTGTCGATTATGATTCCGGCGCTGGGCCGAGCGAAGGAATATTCGTATAAAGTTGTCTGCAGCAACAATATCCGCTCCCAGGCGCAGGGGATTCGTCTGTATGCCGAACAGAATGACGGCTCGGTTCCGCTCAATGAAGGCGGCAACTGGCTTCAGGACCTGTCCTTCTGGTGCAGCAATCAGATTATGCAGTATGCCGGGCTGGATCAGAAGTCGTTTTACTGCCCGTCCAACCGGTTTAAGAGCTCCGACGACGGGCGGTTCTGGCAGTTTTCCTGGGTGGGCGATTCAGACTATCAGCCGCCGGTACCCGGTGCGGTGACCGGCCCGCTGCCTCTGCGGGATGAGAGCCGTCTGCCGGAGGCCCGCCAGCGGCAGGAGTTTCGCGTGATGTCCTACAACTATCTGTTTGACCGGGTCAACTACGCCAGCAATCCTCCGACCTCCCGGTATCCGGATCGGCTGCTGAGCGGAGTGCGGGCGGTCTGGATTCGCAAACTGACCACGCTGAATAACAGCAGTGCAACACTGATGATTGTGGACAATGTGCTCAGCCAGTACAGCGGCACAGCCGCTTCCGGCTACGTGCAGGCCCCGCCGGGCGGATGCAATTTTACAGAGGTGGCCGGCGGACTGTACAGCGCCTACGGACTGTATGACAGGGCCAACCATCTGGCTCGTCAGTCCGAACCGGGCTCCAACCGCAAGGACGTCGCCGGGGCCAACATGGCGTTTGCCGACGGACATGTGGAATGGAAACGGCGGCAGGACCTCCGGACACAGATTCAGTTCGGTCAGTATTTCTGGTGGTGA
- the mnmG gene encoding tRNA uridine-5-carboxymethylaminomethyl(34) synthesis enzyme MnmG: MAAPECLRTFMAFEQRDPLGICPVSSGVLSRGRFWFFVVFLLFYRPVKNEYDIVVVGGGHAGAEAAWAASRMGARTLLLTLSRDTIAKMSCNPAVGGIGKGQLVREIDALGGLMGRAIDATGIQFRVLNRSKGPAVQSPRAQADKYAYKDWIRDALEGADNLDIAEGMAAEILLADGRVAGVACTDGRVFRAPAVILTTGTFLGGILHCGPEKWPGGRLDEPACNELSDSLRRLGLTVRRLKTGTPVRLDARTVDLDKLEVQPGDEPPVPFSFLTDSIRQPQVPCWITYTNEAVHKLLRDNLHRAPMFTGQIESVGPRYCPSIETKIVRFADKSRHQIFLEPEDRAVTTIYCNGISTSVPKDVQEEMLRLIPGTEKARIVHYAYAIEYDYCPATQLKINLESRRIPGLFMAGQINGTTGYEEAAALGLTAGINAVLSIRGQEPFVLGRDQAYIGVMLDDLLTREIDEPYRMFTSRAEYRLTLRSDNADVRLTPLGRRLGLVDDARWQAFQAKQRQMEELTGYLRSVRISGKTLWEWLQQPGHPLSEDLRRDETVRQMNLPGQVLEAVSIAAKYEGYLQRQQRQIERFRRLENVRLPEGLDYFRVPHLRYEAKEKLTAFRPYTLGQASRIGGITPADIDVLAIYLRKTVSV; the protein is encoded by the coding sequence ATGGCGGCTCCGGAATGCCTTCGAACATTCATGGCCTTCGAACAGCGTGACCCTCTCGGCATTTGTCCTGTTTCTTCGGGCGTTTTGAGCCGGGGCCGGTTCTGGTTTTTCGTGGTTTTTCTGTTATTTTATAGACCTGTGAAAAATGAGTATGACATTGTGGTTGTCGGGGGCGGACATGCGGGAGCGGAGGCGGCCTGGGCGGCCTCGCGGATGGGGGCCCGGACGCTGCTGCTGACGCTGTCGCGCGACACGATTGCCAAGATGAGCTGCAACCCGGCCGTCGGCGGCATCGGCAAGGGCCAGCTGGTTCGCGAAATCGATGCGCTCGGCGGTCTGATGGGCCGGGCCATCGACGCAACGGGCATTCAGTTCCGCGTCCTGAACCGCTCCAAAGGCCCGGCGGTGCAAAGTCCCCGCGCGCAGGCCGACAAATACGCCTACAAAGACTGGATTCGCGACGCTCTCGAAGGGGCGGACAATCTGGATATTGCCGAAGGCATGGCCGCCGAGATTCTTCTGGCTGACGGACGGGTTGCGGGCGTGGCCTGCACGGACGGACGGGTCTTTCGAGCACCGGCGGTCATTTTGACAACGGGTACCTTTTTGGGCGGCATCCTGCACTGCGGCCCGGAAAAATGGCCCGGGGGGCGGCTGGACGAGCCGGCCTGCAATGAACTGTCCGACAGCCTGCGCCGGCTGGGGCTGACCGTGCGGCGGCTGAAAACCGGCACACCCGTCCGGCTGGACGCCCGCACCGTGGATTTGGACAAACTGGAGGTGCAGCCGGGCGATGAGCCGCCGGTGCCGTTTTCATTTCTGACCGATTCGATTCGGCAGCCGCAGGTGCCCTGCTGGATTACCTACACCAACGAGGCCGTCCACAAACTCCTGCGGGACAACCTTCACCGGGCGCCGATGTTTACCGGCCAGATTGAGTCGGTCGGCCCGCGGTACTGTCCGAGCATCGAAACCAAAATCGTCCGGTTTGCCGACAAGAGCCGCCACCAGATTTTTCTGGAGCCCGAAGACCGGGCCGTGACGACGATTTACTGCAACGGCATCAGCACGTCTGTGCCCAAAGATGTGCAGGAGGAAATGCTGCGGCTGATTCCGGGCACCGAAAAGGCCCGGATTGTTCACTATGCCTACGCCATCGAATACGACTATTGTCCGGCGACGCAGCTGAAAATCAATCTCGAAAGCCGCCGCATTCCGGGGCTCTTTATGGCCGGGCAAATCAACGGTACGACCGGCTACGAAGAGGCCGCCGCGCTGGGGCTGACGGCGGGCATCAACGCCGTGCTGTCCATTCGCGGGCAGGAGCCCTTTGTTCTGGGACGCGACCAGGCCTATATCGGCGTGATGCTCGATGACCTGCTGACCCGCGAAATCGATGAGCCGTATCGGATGTTTACCTCCCGTGCGGAATATCGGCTCACGCTCCGTTCGGACAATGCGGATGTGCGGCTGACGCCGCTGGGCCGGCGGCTGGGTCTGGTGGATGACGCCCGCTGGCAGGCCTTTCAGGCCAAACAAAGGCAGATGGAGGAGCTGACGGGCTACCTGCGTTCGGTTCGGATTTCGGGCAAGACGCTCTGGGAATGGCTCCAGCAACCCGGCCATCCGCTTTCCGAAGACCTCCGCCGCGATGAAACAGTTCGGCAGATGAATCTGCCCGGGCAGGTGCTCGAGGCGGTGTCGATTGCCGCCAAATACGAGGGGTATCTCCAGCGCCAGCAGCGGCAAATCGAGCGGTTTCGCCGGCTTGAGAATGTCCGCCTGCCGGAGGGGCTGGATTATTTCCGGGTCCCGCACCTGCGGTACGAGGCCAAAGAGAAACTGACGGCCTTTCGCCCGTACACGCTCGGGCAGGCCTCGCGAATCGGCGGAATTACGCCTGCGGACATCGACGTGCTGGCCATTTACCTGCGAAAAACCGTAAGCGTTTGA
- the nrdR gene encoding transcriptional regulator NrdR: protein MRCPFCKEDQDRVIDSRSSEGGRIIRRRRQCLVCKRRFTTYEKVGEIYKLSVIKKDGSRVPYEREKIIAGLQKACYKRPVSAEQMQEIADKIEEEVFRNFDKEVSSRFLGEAAMRHLRKVDKVAYIRFASVYREFKDAGELLDEVHQVLQEPDLSDQPGLFGQS, encoded by the coding sequence GTGCGATGTCCATTCTGCAAAGAAGACCAGGATCGGGTGATTGACTCGCGGTCCAGCGAGGGAGGGCGGATAATCCGCCGACGCCGGCAGTGCCTGGTCTGCAAGCGGCGGTTTACCACCTACGAAAAAGTCGGGGAAATTTACAAGCTCAGCGTCATCAAAAAAGACGGGTCCCGCGTCCCTTACGAACGGGAAAAGATTATCGCCGGTCTTCAAAAGGCCTGCTACAAACGTCCGGTCTCCGCCGAACAGATGCAGGAGATTGCCGACAAAATCGAAGAAGAGGTCTTCCGCAATTTTGACAAAGAGGTTTCTTCGCGGTTTCTGGGCGAAGCGGCGATGCGTCATTTGCGGAAGGTGGACAAAGTGGCCTATATCCGTTTTGCCAGCGTCTATCGGGAGTTTAAAGACGCCGGCGAGCTGCTGGATGAGGTCCATCAGGTCCTCCAGGAACCGGACCTGTCGGACCAGCCGGGCTTGTTCGGACAGTCATAA
- a CDS encoding sugar porter family MFS transporter, which yields MEKQGILLKSALVAALGGLLFGFDTAVISGAEKTLERLYHNQYLSAAQWFGRPDLPAGQSEEALPVLQKTSFWHGTVVASALLGTVIGSLLFGRPADRYGRRTILKVLGILYFVSAVGSALAWGMISFSIFRFIGGLAVGGASVISPMYIAEISPARLRGRLVAITQFNIVLGILLAYLSNWLISLMNLGAWEWRWMFGVEAFPAAAFFLLLFGVPRSPRWLVAQGRLEEAKDVLNQVGTDSGDVEEELRAIQKSLTEDAASLKEPFFRRKYLKPILLAVMIAVFNQLSGINALIYYTRRIFEMAGAEGTSALAQSVIIGLTNLVFTMAALAVIDHFGRKKLMLAGSIGYILSLSIVAWAFYSGAGGVMVLAGFILFIAAHAFGQGAVIWVFISEIFPNALRARGQALGSFTHWIMAALISQTFPMFAEQLGWRIFALYGLCMVGQLLWVLFVMPETKGVPLEQMQKQLAVG from the coding sequence ATGGAAAAACAAGGGATTCTGTTGAAAAGTGCTCTCGTAGCGGCGCTGGGGGGCCTGCTGTTCGGCTTTGATACCGCCGTCATTTCCGGCGCCGAAAAGACCCTCGAGCGGCTCTATCACAATCAGTATCTTTCGGCGGCTCAATGGTTCGGGCGTCCGGACCTTCCCGCCGGTCAAAGCGAGGAGGCGCTTCCCGTCCTGCAGAAGACCTCTTTCTGGCACGGGACGGTGGTTGCCAGCGCCCTGCTCGGCACGGTCATCGGTTCGCTGCTGTTCGGAAGACCCGCCGACCGGTATGGACGGCGGACGATTCTGAAGGTGCTCGGCATTCTCTATTTTGTCTCGGCGGTCGGCAGTGCCCTGGCCTGGGGGATGATTTCCTTCAGTATCTTTCGCTTTATCGGCGGGCTGGCAGTCGGCGGGGCCTCCGTCATTTCCCCGATGTACATCGCCGAAATCTCCCCAGCACGTTTGCGAGGTCGGCTGGTTGCTATTACCCAGTTTAACATCGTCTTGGGGATTCTGCTGGCGTATCTGTCCAACTGGCTTATCAGTCTGATGAATCTGGGGGCGTGGGAATGGCGCTGGATGTTCGGCGTAGAGGCCTTTCCGGCAGCGGCATTCTTTCTTCTTTTGTTCGGCGTGCCCCGAAGCCCGCGATGGCTGGTTGCTCAGGGCCGCCTTGAAGAAGCCAAAGACGTGCTCAATCAGGTCGGCACTGACAGCGGCGATGTGGAGGAGGAGCTGCGGGCAATTCAGAAGTCCCTTACAGAAGACGCCGCCAGTTTGAAGGAGCCGTTCTTCCGCCGCAAGTATCTCAAACCCATCCTGCTGGCGGTGATGATTGCCGTCTTTAACCAGCTGTCCGGTATCAATGCTCTGATTTACTACACGCGGCGGATTTTCGAGATGGCCGGAGCGGAAGGCACCTCCGCCCTGGCCCAGTCGGTTATCATTGGGCTGACCAATCTGGTCTTTACGATGGCGGCTTTGGCGGTCATTGACCATTTCGGACGCAAAAAACTGATGCTGGCCGGCTCCATCGGATACATCCTCAGCTTGAGCATCGTCGCCTGGGCCTTTTATTCCGGCGCCGGCGGCGTAATGGTTCTGGCGGGCTTTATCCTTTTTATTGCCGCCCACGCCTTCGGACAGGGGGCCGTCATCTGGGTCTTCATCAGCGAGATTTTCCCCAATGCCCTTCGGGCTCGTGGGCAGGCTCTGGGCAGTTTTACCCACTGGATTATGGCAGCCCTGATTTCTCAGACGTTTCCGATGTTTGCCGAACAGCTCGGCTGGCGAATCTTTGCCCTGTACGGGCTCTGTATGGTCGGCCAGCTCCTTTGGGTGCTGTTCGTAATGCCGGAGACCAAAGGCGTACCGCTTGAGCAGATGCAGAAACAACTGGCTGTCGGATAA
- a CDS encoding PEP-CTERM sorting domain-containing protein: protein MKGTGIFLLAMICAAGTASAVVTVYSNDYNSETIGAGFPAWNWIDGDTANGFVKSHTAVYASEGAPYNTVVKHVGLIDNSQGTASVNTRFGSKWTITVSGNTSTNPADYTISFDIKNVSGSWDPIALEFFVLTGTGNGVGRGSGIMNFTQAAGWVHVEKNLSELTVNWWNGSAWDLTDTTWQIEIGGPGWPGWAVAAGTPAWEQIWLFDNLKITMIPEPASMTLLGLGVLALRRKR, encoded by the coding sequence ATGAAAGGTACGGGGATTTTCTTGTTGGCAATGATATGTGCAGCGGGCACAGCTTCCGCTGTTGTGACGGTCTATTCCAATGATTACAACAGCGAGACCATCGGCGCCGGTTTTCCGGCCTGGAACTGGATTGACGGCGATACGGCAAACGGTTTTGTCAAGAGCCATACGGCTGTTTATGCAAGCGAGGGAGCACCCTACAATACGGTTGTCAAACATGTGGGCCTGATTGACAATTCTCAGGGCACTGCGTCTGTGAACACGCGTTTCGGCTCCAAGTGGACGATTACCGTGTCCGGAAACACCAGCACCAATCCGGCAGACTACACCATTTCGTTTGATATCAAGAACGTTTCGGGCAGCTGGGACCCCATCGCGCTTGAATTCTTTGTGCTCACCGGAACGGGCAACGGCGTCGGCAGGGGCTCGGGTATTATGAACTTCACGCAGGCCGCCGGCTGGGTGCATGTGGAAAAGAATCTTTCGGAATTGACCGTAAACTGGTGGAACGGAAGTGCCTGGGATCTGACAGACACGACCTGGCAGATTGAAATCGGCGGTCCGGGCTGGCCGGGCTGGGCGGTTGCTGCCGGCACACCGGCCTGGGAACAAATCTGGCTGTTTGACAACCTGAAAATCACGATGATTCCTGAGCCGGCGAGCATGACTCTGCTGGGGCTGGGAGTGCTTGCTCTCAGACGAAAACGCTAA
- a CDS encoding glycoside hydrolase family 32 protein: protein MNRPERYRRMVFAVAAAVFQAGCARLVEHPASAEPHRPNPAVVRAMESMLARVPEAAADPMRPAYHFSAPAQWMNDINGVLHYRGYYHIFYLLNPYGDQWGTIHWGHARSRDLVHWEHLPIALWPSREKGEEHVFSGCLTLNSANQPLIFYTSIGHPLPEQWAAVGSPDLLVWEKYAGNPVLKMEDHGGLSIEEWRDPFVFCAEGKTYLVLGGRLPAGEGNRAAAFLYEARQGDLLKWTYRGILFRHPDPKLHSIECPNFFPLENRFVMLISPYGPVEYFVGDFDAKQGTFTTVHRGLADASENFYGTNVLIDRRGRRILLGWLRGFQNTKGWNGCMSLPRVLTLSDRGELLQTPAPELKSLRGPLWQQKQILLENQRIPLDIRGKQLEVKMKIVPADASECGLIVLCKEDGTDGLAITRQANRLTVGDREVPLSGNEPVVLHLFLDNSVVEIYINNGRQCISRVLSPCPEQDWDYVYLFSNNGQARFESIRIWQLNSIDKQSGLSQD from the coding sequence ATGAATCGGCCGGAGCGTTATAGACGAATGGTATTTGCGGTCGCCGCCGCTGTTTTTCAGGCCGGCTGCGCAAGGTTGGTCGAACATCCGGCCTCTGCAGAGCCGCACCGCCCAAATCCGGCTGTTGTTCGGGCGATGGAATCGATGCTGGCTCGTGTGCCCGAGGCGGCCGCCGACCCGATGCGTCCGGCCTATCATTTTTCTGCGCCGGCTCAATGGATGAACGACATCAACGGCGTGCTCCATTACAGGGGCTACTATCACATCTTTTATCTGCTCAACCCTTACGGCGACCAGTGGGGCACGATCCACTGGGGACACGCCCGAAGCCGGGATTTGGTGCATTGGGAACATCTGCCGATTGCCCTGTGGCCCTCCCGCGAAAAAGGCGAAGAACATGTTTTTTCCGGCTGTCTGACGCTGAATTCCGCAAACCAGCCGCTTATCTTCTATACGAGCATCGGGCATCCTTTGCCCGAACAGTGGGCGGCTGTCGGCTCTCCTGACCTGCTCGTGTGGGAAAAATACGCCGGCAATCCTGTCCTGAAAATGGAGGACCACGGCGGCCTTTCGATTGAAGAGTGGCGGGACCCGTTTGTGTTTTGTGCGGAGGGGAAAACCTATCTGGTTTTGGGCGGACGGCTGCCGGCCGGCGAGGGAAACCGGGCCGCGGCGTTTCTCTATGAAGCCCGGCAGGGGGACCTGCTGAAGTGGACATACAGAGGGATTCTCTTTCGGCATCCGGACCCGAAACTGCACAGCATCGAATGCCCGAATTTCTTTCCTTTGGAAAACCGCTTTGTGATGCTGATTTCGCCGTATGGGCCGGTGGAGTACTTTGTAGGCGATTTCGATGCAAAACAGGGAACGTTTACGACCGTTCATCGGGGCCTGGCGGATGCCAGCGAGAACTTTTACGGCACGAATGTGCTGATTGACCGCCGCGGACGGCGCATTCTGCTCGGCTGGCTGCGGGGGTTTCAGAACACAAAGGGCTGGAACGGGTGTATGTCCCTGCCGCGGGTTCTGACCCTTTCAGATAGAGGAGAACTGCTCCAGACGCCGGCGCCGGAACTGAAGTCGCTGCGAGGTCCGCTTTGGCAGCAAAAGCAAATTCTTCTCGAAAACCAGCGGATTCCTCTCGACATCCGCGGAAAACAGCTCGAAGTCAAAATGAAAATCGTCCCTGCCGACGCCTCCGAATGCGGATTGATTGTCCTCTGTAAAGAAGACGGAACCGACGGATTGGCGATTACCCGACAGGCGAACCGGCTGACTGTGGGGGACCGAGAGGTTCCATTGTCGGGCAATGAACCCGTTGTACTCCATCTGTTTTTAGACAATAGTGTCGTTGAAATCTATATTAATAACGGCCGCCAGTGCATCAGTCGGGTTTTGTCGCCTTGCCCTGAACAGGATTGGGACTATGTCTATCTGTTTTCAAATAATGGCCAAGCCCGATTCGAGTCTATCCGAATTTGGCAGCTGAATTCTATCGATAAGCAATCCGGCCTTTCTCAAGATTAA
- a CDS encoding PEP-CTERM sorting domain-containing protein (PEP-CTERM proteins occur, often in large numbers, in the proteomes of bacteria that also encode an exosortase, a predicted intramembrane cysteine proteinase. The presence of a PEP-CTERM domain at a protein's C-terminus predicts cleavage within the sorting domain, followed by covalent anchoring to some some component of the (usually Gram-negative) cell surface. Many PEP-CTERM proteins exhibit an unusual sequence composition that includes large numbers of potential glycosylation sites. Expression of one such protein has been shown restore the ability of a bacterium to form floc, a type of biofilm.) yields the protein MKKVLVLFMAAALAAGSQAMVVIDSFVNIDFDSGTVTSWPFKGFDAPWATEILGWTNYPSTGPLNDAGVEGPGAWWLTQAYTDVHKNAGFMSAGDAAYTMSSYTIQAGDVFFIKYIAGVWGWTGTGQWTASLFYNHPDNVFGSYVQNINSWMPDGVWYSDSVGIPATPAAVGGTLGILLKSTGTGIVQIDEITVSVVSIPEPTIMALLSLGTLTLLRKRK from the coding sequence ATGAAAAAAGTATTGGTTCTATTTATGGCGGCTGCGTTGGCTGCAGGGTCACAGGCAATGGTGGTTATCGATTCATTTGTGAACATCGATTTTGATTCCGGGACTGTGACTTCCTGGCCGTTTAAAGGCTTTGACGCTCCGTGGGCCACGGAGATCCTTGGATGGACAAACTATCCTTCCACCGGCCCGCTGAACGATGCAGGGGTTGAAGGACCGGGTGCCTGGTGGCTGACCCAGGCTTATACCGATGTTCATAAGAATGCGGGCTTTATGTCCGCCGGCGATGCGGCCTACACAATGAGCTCCTATACCATCCAGGCTGGGGATGTGTTTTTCATTAAGTATATAGCCGGTGTGTGGGGCTGGACCGGTACGGGGCAGTGGACGGCTTCTTTGTTCTATAACCATCCGGACAATGTATTCGGCAGCTATGTCCAGAACATTAATTCCTGGATGCCGGATGGGGTCTGGTATTCTGATTCTGTTGGAATTCCGGCCACGCCTGCAGCGGTCGGCGGTACGCTCGGCATTCTCCTGAAAAGTACGGGGACCGGAATCGTGCAGATAGATGAAATTACGGTTTCTGTCGTTTCCATTCCCGAACCGACCATTATGGCCTTGCTGAGTCTGGGCACCCTTACCTTGCTCAGAAAACGGAAATGA
- a CDS encoding FecR domain-containing protein — MNSYPNRRLIDTLILKLLENTISDEEIQQLDELFAAHPELVRHYCEFVIHYNTVRTKFQSELPSGAASLLADSSIDERFWGELAHEEKSAPAVEVPPAPKEEPREEKPQLQLKTAPRVSKFSIYSLVLSSAALFFVLVYAFFSPPGSGMEVATVSDSYNAKWGTKQPIQNGSRLVTKSEPLLLYEGIVKLAFDNGSTLLLEGPAKFEILTEDQVHLNFGRLYAIVPSHAVGFIVSTANSKIIDLGTEFGVKAEPDGQTEVHVLSGKTLLISGTGSNPKNHVEIARGQAKAIAGNGTIQDIPLKKDSFVRHIHSQTGIIWRGQTQLNLADIASGGNGLGTGKNEMGIDPSTGRASTILFHNQESPNLYRPTPSLDYVDGVFIPNGRMPQIVSSRGHIFQECPVTSGWWFTSIVASLRPFPWPVPENYSQAVPPFVNCLVMHANMGITYDLKALRKDLPGVKIVRFRSYFGIEGNAIRPEAANADFWVLVDGKPRFWKSQVKVGQFDFAEIELSENDRFLTLMTTDGGDAPNRFLNGQWVTTIDSDWCLFAEPVLILE, encoded by the coding sequence ATGAATTCGTATCCGAACAGACGGCTTATTGATACTTTGATTCTGAAGCTGCTGGAGAATACCATCAGCGATGAAGAGATTCAGCAGCTGGATGAGCTGTTCGCGGCGCATCCGGAGCTGGTCAGGCATTACTGCGAGTTTGTCATTCACTACAACACGGTTCGGACCAAGTTTCAAAGCGAGCTTCCTTCCGGAGCCGCCTCGCTGCTGGCCGACAGCTCCATCGACGAGCGGTTCTGGGGTGAGCTGGCTCATGAGGAAAAATCGGCGCCGGCTGTAGAAGTGCCGCCGGCCCCCAAAGAAGAACCCCGCGAGGAAAAGCCCCAGCTGCAGCTCAAAACAGCACCGCGTGTCAGCAAATTTTCGATTTATTCACTGGTCCTCTCCTCCGCGGCTCTCTTCTTTGTTCTTGTGTATGCCTTTTTCTCACCGCCCGGAAGCGGAATGGAGGTGGCGACGGTTTCCGATTCCTACAACGCCAAATGGGGCACTAAGCAGCCGATTCAGAACGGCAGCCGTCTAGTGACCAAATCCGAGCCTCTGCTGCTGTACGAAGGAATTGTGAAACTGGCTTTTGACAACGGCAGCACGCTCCTTCTGGAAGGTCCGGCCAAATTCGAGATTCTTACCGAGGACCAGGTGCATCTGAATTTCGGACGGCTGTATGCCATCGTTCCTTCCCACGCCGTTGGGTTTATCGTCAGCACCGCCAACTCGAAAATCATCGATTTGGGCACGGAATTCGGCGTCAAAGCAGAGCCCGACGGGCAGACGGAGGTCCATGTGCTGTCCGGCAAAACCCTGCTGATTTCCGGCACGGGCAGCAATCCAAAAAATCACGTGGAAATCGCCCGCGGCCAGGCCAAGGCAATCGCCGGAAATGGAACAATTCAGGATATTCCGCTCAAAAAAGATTCGTTCGTCCGCCATATCCACTCGCAGACCGGTATCATCTGGCGCGGACAGACGCAGCTGAATCTGGCGGATATAGCCTCCGGCGGCAACGGGCTGGGAACCGGCAAAAACGAGATGGGCATCGACCCGTCAACCGGACGCGCTTCGACCATTCTTTTTCACAATCAGGAATCCCCCAACCTGTACCGTCCGACGCCGAGTCTGGACTATGTGGACGGGGTGTTCATCCCCAACGGGCGAATGCCGCAGATTGTCAGTTCTCGGGGACATATCTTTCAGGAATGTCCCGTCACCAGCGGCTGGTGGTTTACCAGCATAGTCGCCTCTCTTCGGCCGTTCCCGTGGCCTGTTCCGGAAAACTACTCCCAGGCGGTTCCGCCTTTTGTGAACTGTCTGGTGATGCATGCGAATATGGGGATTACGTATGACCTCAAGGCGCTTCGAAAAGACCTGCCGGGCGTCAAAATTGTCCGATTCCGCTCTTACTTTGGAATTGAGGGGAATGCGATTCGTCCGGAAGCCGCCAACGCCGATTTCTGGGTGCTGGTGGACGGAAAACCTCGCTTCTGGAAATCCCAGGTCAAAGTCGGACAGTTCGATTTTGCAGAAATTGAGCTGTCGGAAAACGACCGCTTCCTGACCCTGATGACTACCGACGGAGGCGATGCCCCCAATCGGTTTCTTAACGGTCAGTGGGTGACCACGATTGACAGCGACTGGTGCTTGTTCGCCGAACCGGTTTTGATTCTCGAATAG
- a CDS encoding sigma-70 family RNA polymerase sigma factor encodes MDKKSAKFFRLYTSIQNRLHSIILVIVHNPSAADDLLQETAATLWEKFDQFEEGTNFSAWAIRIAKNKCFEYLRRNEKTKKLFRNEFYKQAAELAVESSEELSTRLKALDICCEKLDARRRSLLKLHFSDNISVKELSVQFGQPVSTLYNHIAQALDWLRFCIKKTLSAQPVQRFE; translated from the coding sequence ATGGATAAAAAGAGTGCAAAATTTTTCCGCTTGTACACGAGCATCCAGAACCGGCTGCACTCCATTATCCTGGTGATTGTTCACAATCCCAGCGCCGCCGATGATTTGCTTCAGGAAACCGCGGCGACGCTGTGGGAAAAGTTCGACCAGTTTGAGGAAGGAACGAATTTTTCCGCCTGGGCCATTCGAATCGCCAAAAACAAATGTTTTGAATATCTGCGGCGGAACGAAAAGACCAAGAAGCTTTTCCGCAACGAGTTTTACAAACAGGCCGCCGAGTTGGCAGTTGAATCATCAGAGGAGCTGTCCACTCGCCTGAAGGCCCTGGATATCTGCTGTGAAAAACTGGACGCCAGGCGGCGCTCTCTGCTGAAACTGCATTTTTCGGACAATATTTCCGTCAAAGAATTGTCCGTCCAGTTCGGCCAGCCTGTCAGCACGCTCTACAACCATATTGCTCAGGCGCTGGACTGGCTGCGGTTCTGCATCAAAAAGACTTTGTCCGCTCAACCCGTTCAGAGGTTCGAATGA